From Rhizobium favelukesii, the proteins below share one genomic window:
- a CDS encoding DEAD/DEAH box helicase, which translates to MTTFADLGLSQKVLSAVTDAGYTVPTPIQAGAIPFALERRDICGIAQTGTGKTASFVLPMLSLLEKGRARARMPRTLILEPTRELAAQVAENFEKYGKNHRLNVALLIGGVSFEDQDRKLERGADVLICTPGRLLDHFERGKLLMSGVEILVIDEADRMLDMGFIPDIERIAKLIPFTRQTLFFSATMPSEIQKLADRFLQNPERIEVAKPASTAKTVTQRFVASHGKDYEKRAVLRDLVKAQTDLKNAIIFCNRKKDVSELFRSLDRHGFSAGALHGDMDQRSRMAMLQNFKDGNLQLLVASDVAARGLDIPDVSHVFNFDVPIHSEDYVHRIGRTGRAGRSGAAFTIVTRHDQKHADAIEKLIGEKVEWLSGDLSALPPPEPSRDDDRSRRKGRDKDRGRAKGRGGHKSDIAVADNDVETMETAAPAKVESVKQERKAEQHKPQHNTRAARPYPANDDNRDRRRYRDHDDGPTPVGFGDEIPAFMLITANAKI; encoded by the coding sequence TTGACGACATTTGCTGATCTTGGCTTGAGCCAAAAAGTGCTTTCCGCTGTCACCGACGCGGGCTACACGGTGCCAACCCCTATCCAGGCTGGCGCCATTCCCTTTGCGCTGGAACGCCGCGATATTTGCGGCATTGCGCAAACAGGAACGGGCAAGACGGCCTCCTTCGTCTTGCCGATGCTGTCGCTGCTGGAAAAGGGCCGTGCCCGCGCCCGCATGCCGCGCACGCTGATCCTCGAGCCGACCCGCGAGTTGGCTGCGCAGGTCGCGGAGAACTTCGAAAAGTACGGCAAAAATCACCGGTTGAATGTCGCGCTGCTAATCGGCGGCGTCTCCTTCGAAGATCAGGATCGCAAGCTTGAGCGCGGTGCCGATGTTCTGATCTGCACGCCCGGCCGCCTGCTCGACCACTTCGAGCGCGGCAAGCTCTTGATGAGCGGCGTTGAGATTCTCGTCATCGACGAAGCCGACCGCATGCTCGACATGGGTTTCATTCCCGATATCGAGCGTATCGCCAAGCTCATTCCGTTCACCCGCCAGACGCTGTTCTTCTCGGCAACCATGCCGTCTGAGATTCAGAAGCTCGCCGATCGCTTCCTGCAGAATCCGGAACGCATCGAAGTCGCCAAGCCGGCATCGACGGCAAAGACGGTAACGCAGCGCTTCGTCGCCTCGCATGGAAAGGATTACGAGAAGCGCGCCGTTTTGCGCGACCTCGTCAAAGCGCAGACCGATCTCAAGAACGCGATCATCTTCTGCAACCGCAAGAAGGACGTTTCCGAGCTCTTCCGTTCTCTGGACCGCCACGGCTTTTCTGCCGGCGCTCTGCACGGTGACATGGATCAGCGCTCGCGCATGGCCATGCTGCAGAACTTCAAGGATGGCAACCTCCAGCTTCTCGTGGCTTCCGATGTCGCCGCCCGCGGTCTCGACATTCCTGACGTCAGCCACGTCTTCAACTTCGATGTTCCGATCCATTCCGAGGATTATGTGCATCGCATTGGCCGCACCGGCCGCGCAGGCCGTTCCGGCGCTGCATTCACCATCGTCACCCGCCACGACCAGAAACATGCCGACGCGATCGAAAAGCTGATCGGCGAGAAAGTTGAGTGGTTGAGCGGCGACCTTTCCGCCTTGCCCCCTCCCGAACCCAGCCGCGACGACGATCGCTCGCGCCGCAAGGGTCGAGACAAGGACCGCGGTCGCGCCAAGGGCCGTGGAGGTCATAAATCTGATATCGCCGTCGCAGATAATGACGTCGAGACGATGGAAACAGCAGCACCAGCAAAGGTCGAAAGCGTGAAGCAAGAGCGCAAAGCAGAACAACACAAGCCGCAACACAACACGCGCGCCGCTCGTCCTTACCCGGCAAACGATGACAATCGCGATCGCCGCCGCTACCGGGACCACGACGACGGCCCGACGCCTGTCGGCTTTGGCGATGAGATTCCAGCCTTCATGCTGATCACGGCCAACGCCAAGATCTGA
- a CDS encoding M23 family metallopeptidase has product MTHAQHSRVFGQRKQEHILILASGDRIRHLTVKPWMAALGFCFVGVFAIGYLLATSYLVLRDDLIGAAMARQARMQHDYEDRIAALRAQVDRVTSRQLLDQQVVEDKVDKLMEQQLALTSRHGKLGSLLDRAENSGLGGKETTPLQSYAPESNDKHASLSGAVQAIENQLAGADAPEDMASDNATLADVPAHETVGDRADRVFSKVTLSLKDIEQKQRNRIAQLTSDAGGTANAISKVLTRFRISVPAERVTQDDSAVGGPYVEPESADDFDTSLSQLDDALTRLESVRSTAESLPFQNPAIGKEITSSFGNRRDPFLGRLALHSGIDFRFAPGEKVRPTAPGKVIAAGWTGGYGNMVEVDHGNGISTRYGHMSEILVKVGDKVDRTDVIGLAGSTGRSTGTHLHYEVRQDGRAVDPIYFMNAGLKLASYIK; this is encoded by the coding sequence GTGACGCATGCACAGCATAGCCGCGTATTCGGTCAGCGAAAACAAGAGCATATACTGATCCTGGCGAGCGGCGACCGGATCCGTCACCTGACTGTCAAGCCGTGGATGGCAGCACTCGGTTTCTGTTTCGTCGGCGTCTTTGCGATCGGCTATCTGCTGGCGACGTCCTATCTCGTGCTGCGTGACGACCTGATCGGCGCCGCGATGGCCAGGCAGGCGCGCATGCAGCATGACTATGAAGACCGCATCGCCGCTTTGCGCGCCCAGGTGGACCGCGTTACGTCGCGTCAATTGCTCGATCAGCAAGTTGTCGAGGACAAGGTCGACAAGCTGATGGAGCAGCAACTGGCGCTTACCTCGCGCCACGGTAAGCTGGGCTCGCTTCTTGACCGCGCCGAGAATTCTGGACTGGGCGGCAAGGAGACGACACCGCTGCAGTCCTACGCTCCCGAATCAAACGACAAGCACGCCTCGCTTTCCGGTGCAGTTCAGGCAATCGAAAATCAGCTTGCGGGGGCTGACGCACCGGAAGACATGGCCTCCGACAACGCTACCCTCGCTGACGTGCCGGCACATGAAACCGTTGGCGACCGCGCCGACCGTGTTTTCTCCAAGGTGACGCTGTCGTTGAAGGACATCGAGCAGAAGCAGCGCAATCGCATCGCGCAATTGACGAGCGACGCGGGCGGAACAGCCAATGCCATATCGAAGGTCCTGACACGTTTCCGCATTTCGGTGCCAGCCGAGCGCGTGACGCAGGATGACAGCGCAGTCGGCGGACCGTATGTCGAGCCTGAAAGCGCGGATGATTTCGATACCTCGCTTTCGCAGCTTGACGATGCCCTCACCCGCCTGGAGTCGGTGCGGAGCACGGCGGAATCGTTGCCGTTCCAGAACCCGGCCATTGGCAAGGAGATTACCAGCTCGTTCGGGAACAGGCGCGATCCGTTCCTCGGACGCCTGGCACTTCACTCCGGCATCGATTTCCGTTTTGCGCCCGGCGAGAAGGTTCGCCCGACAGCGCCCGGCAAGGTGATCGCTGCAGGCTGGACTGGCGGCTACGGCAACATGGTCGAGGTGGATCATGGCAACGGTATTTCTACGCGCTACGGCCATATGTCGGAAATTCTCGTGAAAGTCGGCGACAAGGTAGACCGCACTGACGTGATTGGCCTTGCGGGCAGCACGGGCCGATCCACCGGTACGCATTTACACTACGAGGTCCGCCAGGATGGTCGTGCCGTCGACCCCATTTATTTCATGAACGCGGGCTTGAAGCTTGCCAGTTACATAAAGTAA